One region of Gossypium raimondii isolate GPD5lz chromosome 6, ASM2569854v1, whole genome shotgun sequence genomic DNA includes:
- the LOC105774605 gene encoding uncharacterized protein LOC105774605, which translates to MVNCMTRPPSILKFPGMIVTPPATAPVASRTTWTRPFFKPLHCAPLHQLQQQQEVDAGGIMCEPCNGKGWLLCDFCKGQKTNVTADNKRIYRRCPSCKAIGYLLCSKCKVFKCVTFPNGSDGEELTF; encoded by the exons ATGGTGAATTGCATGACGAGACCGCCCTCCATTCTGAAATTCCCAGGGATGATTGTGACGCCGCCAGCTACAGCTCCGGTGGCTTCAAGGACCACCTGGACCAGGCCTTTCTTCAAACCCCTGCATTGTGCACCTCTCCACCAACTCCAGCAACAGCAAGAG GTTGATGCTGGAGGAATCATGTGTGAACCTTGTAATGGGAAAGGATGGTTGCTTTGTGATTTTTGTAAAGGACAAAAAACCAACGTCACAGCGGACAACAAGCGGATCTACCGCCGGTGCCCATCTTGTAAAGCT ATTGGTTATTTGTTATGTTCCAAATGTAAAGTCTTCAAATGTGTCACCTTCCCAAATGGTAGCGATGGTGAAGAGCTGACGTTCTGA